The Veillonellales bacterium DNA window TGTCGCCATAAATAATAATTGTAACGCAATGGCTAACAAAAGCATGCCGGGAACAACTACTTTAGTAGTACCATACCGGTCGGCAATTCGCCCTGTCGTAAATCTTGTGAGAATCATAGCCAAAGCCATCATGGTATAAAACGACCCGATATCTGCTAGACCCTTCTCACGCACATACGGAGGCAAAAAGATCATTATGGTGGAATAGGTCATAACGATGATAAAGAATATAAACGATGGCCATAATGCAGTTTTCTCGATAGCTACCGTTCTTATATTTTTCGAATTCCCTCTAATTTCTGCAATATTCGGAGATTTGACGGGTTGACCTGGGATATGATAGTTTCTCGAAAAGCCGGCGAGCAATGCTAGTAGAATAAAGCAAGCGGAAAGAAGAAAAAGCGATGTATGGTCATAATGCTCCATCACGTATAACCCCAATCCAGGACCGATAACCATCGCCACCGAAATTGAAATTCCGAAAAAGCCCATGCCCTCATTTCTGCGGCCAGCCGGAATAAGATCAGAAGCTATCGTGCTGGTCGAAGTGGTTATGGTGCTCCATCCCATTCCATGTACTGCTCGCAATGCGAATAACATAATTATTGAATATGCTGCCGCATTGTATGAAAGGATTACCAGCAGTAACACAACAAGCCCGGCAAGCATAATTATTTTTCGATCTTTTCGATCCAGCAGGCTCCCAATCTGCAGACGGGATAGCAAGCCGGTCAAGCTATAAATACCGGTTATAAGTCCTGCCATTATTTTGTTCCCGCCTATATTCAAGACATATAATGGTAAAGTCGACATTAGCACAAAATTCCCAAGATAGGTAAGTAAATTTACCAGAACGATACAAGAAAAAGAGACTGTCCATAATTTCTCCTGATTTGTTACTATATTCTCTTCCATATACAATCCTCCCCCCTTTAGGA harbors:
- a CDS encoding MFS transporter produces the protein MEENIVTNQEKLWTVSFSCIVLVNLLTYLGNFVLMSTLPLYVLNIGGNKIMAGLITGIYSLTGLLSRLQIGSLLDRKDRKIIMLAGLVVLLLVILSYNAAAYSIIMLFALRAVHGMGWSTITTSTSTIASDLIPAGRRNEGMGFFGISISVAMVIGPGLGLYVMEHYDHTSLFLLSACFILLALLAGFSRNYHIPGQPVKSPNIAEIRGNSKNIRTVAIEKTALWPSFIFFIIVMTYSTIMIFLPPYVREKGLADIGSFYTMMALAMILTRFTTGRIADRYGTTKVVVPGMLLLAIALQLLFMATSLPMFLTAAIIYGLGFGAVQPALNALVISLAPAERRGAANATFLGAMDIGGIIGAVVWGVVAQAFGFSYIYSASAILIVLSGAMYVVAAFKGKLNKTINNNPI